A single window of Fervidicoccus fontis Kam940 DNA harbors:
- a CDS encoding DUF504 domain-containing protein has translation MNNIYSIVKKALLSKEKKKYVFYALDRKKSTLREIRGNEITDVNEFGFLILLDGSQIPIHRIRKITFKGEVILERKG, from the coding sequence ATGAACAACATTTATAGTATAGTAAAAAAAGCTCTTTTGTCGAAGGAAAAGAAAAAATATGTCTTCTATGCTCTTGACAGAAAAAAGTCAACCTTAAGAGAAATTAGAGGAAATGAGATAACCGATGTAAATGAGTTCGGATTTCTTATCCTTCTTGATGGCTCGCAAATTCCTATTCACAGGATCAGAAAAATAACCTTTAAGGGTGAAGTCATTCTAGAGAGAAAGGGGTGA